The Bacteroidota bacterium genome includes a region encoding these proteins:
- the guaA gene encoding glutamine-hydrolyzing GMP synthase: MTEKILILDFGSQYTQLIARRIRELNVYSEIVPCTKIPDLTDDVKGIILSGSPFSVSAADKPAFDIEKILNKRPILGVCYGAQFMAQYFGGKVQPSSKREYGRAFLHILEKENELFYGVDDESQVWMSHSDTVTQIPPGFHLTAKTASIDVAAYKSDEGRFDFPIFCIQFHPEVTHTTEGKTMLRNFVVNVCGCNQSWTPESFVEETVLSIQNTVKDEKVILGLSGGVDSSVAAILLNKAIGKNLISIFVNNGLLRKDEFETVLHSYKDMGLNVIGVDAADEFLDALKGISDPELKRKSIGKVFIDVFERESKKIENAKWLAQGTIYPDVIESVSVHGPSATIKSHHNVGGLPEKLHLKVVEPLRFLFKDEVRKVGETLQLKHEILHRHPFPGPGLAIRIIDSITAEKVRVVQEADAIFIGHLKDSGWYDKVWQAGAILLPVQTVGVMGDERTYENVIALRCVNSTDGMTADWSHLPHELLSKISSDIINHVKGINRVVYDISSKPPATIEWE, translated from the coding sequence ATGACTGAGAAAATACTCATCCTCGACTTTGGATCTCAATACACTCAACTAATTGCCAGAAGAATTCGCGAACTCAATGTTTACAGCGAGATAGTTCCCTGCACCAAAATTCCAGACCTTACAGATGATGTAAAAGGAATTATTTTATCCGGAAGTCCTTTTTCCGTTTCCGCAGCTGATAAACCAGCATTTGATATAGAAAAAATTTTAAATAAACGCCCAATACTTGGTGTTTGTTACGGAGCGCAGTTCATGGCTCAATATTTTGGAGGAAAGGTGCAGCCATCCTCAAAAAGAGAATACGGCAGGGCATTTCTGCATATTCTGGAAAAAGAAAATGAATTATTTTATGGAGTTGACGACGAAAGTCAGGTTTGGATGAGCCATAGTGATACGGTAACTCAAATTCCACCCGGATTTCATCTAACAGCAAAAACAGCAAGTATTGATGTTGCTGCCTATAAAAGTGATGAAGGCAGGTTCGATTTCCCGATCTTTTGTATACAATTTCATCCCGAAGTAACTCATACTACAGAAGGAAAAACGATGCTTCGCAATTTTGTAGTAAATGTTTGCGGATGTAACCAATCTTGGACCCCGGAGTCTTTTGTGGAGGAAACGGTTCTTTCTATCCAAAATACGGTAAAGGACGAAAAAGTGATTTTGGGCTTGTCGGGAGGTGTGGATTCAAGTGTAGCCGCCATACTATTGAATAAAGCAATTGGCAAAAATCTCATATCCATATTTGTAAATAATGGTCTGCTGAGAAAGGATGAGTTTGAAACCGTTTTACACAGTTATAAGGATATGGGACTTAATGTAATTGGAGTAGATGCTGCGGATGAATTTTTAGATGCCTTAAAAGGAATTTCTGATCCTGAGTTGAAGAGGAAATCGATAGGAAAAGTTTTTATTGATGTTTTTGAAAGGGAATCTAAAAAGATCGAGAATGCAAAATGGCTGGCACAAGGAACTATTTATCCTGATGTGATCGAATCAGTTTCTGTTCATGGTCCTTCTGCAACCATTAAATCGCATCATAATGTTGGGGGCTTGCCTGAAAAATTACATTTGAAGGTTGTGGAACCACTTCGTTTTCTGTTTAAAGATGAAGTTCGCAAGGTTGGTGAGACCTTACAATTAAAACACGAAATATTGCATCGCCACCCATTTCCCGGACCAGGGCTTGCGATACGGATAATTGATTCCATAACTGCGGAAAAAGTGCGTGTGGTTCAGGAAGCAGATGCTATTTTTATCGGACATTTAAAAGATTCGGGTTGGTATGATAAGGTTTGGCAGGCAGGTGCAATTTTATTACCTGTGCAAACTGTTGGAGTTATGGGAGATGAACGGACATATGAAAATGTGATAGCTTTACGTTGTGTTAATTCAACGGATGGTATGACAGCCGACTGGAGTCATTTACCTCATGAACTTTTGTCGAAGATATCATCCGATATTATTAATCATGTAAAAGGAATAAACAGGGTTGTATATGATATTAGTTCAAAACCGCCGGCTACCATTGAGTGGGAATAA
- a CDS encoding ParB/RepB/Spo0J family partition protein — MSQKKNDLGKGIRALLEGMNSDAEGDFLQKKKVQQMASTNNILLENIELNPFQPRADFDETALQELSASIKIHGVIQPITVRNIGTNKYQLISGERRVRASKLAGLKEIPAFVRATNDQEMLEIALIENIQREDLNAIEVAIHFRRLLDECNLTHEALAERVGKNRTTVTNFLRLLKLPPDLQRGLKEKKMTMGHARALIALEDPAGQIAIYMEILSKNLSVRDVEEMVRNYNNKKVSVKQKTVNALPYEIRKVQDTLASRLATRVQIKRDKQGKGEMVISFFSDDDLFRLKELIED; from the coding sequence ATGAGCCAGAAAAAAAACGATCTCGGAAAGGGTATAAGAGCATTGCTCGAAGGTATGAATTCAGATGCCGAAGGCGATTTCCTGCAAAAAAAGAAGGTGCAGCAAATGGCATCCACCAATAATATTCTTCTCGAAAATATTGAGTTAAATCCCTTTCAACCAAGAGCAGATTTTGATGAAACTGCTTTGCAGGAATTGAGTGCGTCCATAAAAATTCACGGTGTTATTCAACCCATAACTGTTAGAAATATTGGGACAAATAAATATCAACTTATTTCAGGGGAACGTCGTGTTAGGGCTTCAAAACTTGCAGGTTTAAAAGAAATTCCTGCATTTGTTCGTGCAACCAACGATCAGGAAATGCTGGAAATAGCACTGATAGAAAATATCCAGCGCGAAGACCTCAATGCAATAGAAGTGGCCATACATTTCAGAAGATTATTGGATGAGTGTAATTTAACACATGAGGCATTGGCAGAACGTGTAGGTAAAAACAGAACCACTGTCACCAATTTTTTACGTTTATTAAAATTACCTCCTGATCTTCAACGCGGATTAAAAGAGAAAAAAATGACTATGGGTCATGCACGTGCATTAATAGCACTGGAAGATCCTGCAGGACAAATTGCTATTTATATGGAGATACTGTCTAAAAATCTTTCTGTTCGCGATGTGGAGGAAATGGTGCGCAATTACAACAATAAAAAAGTGAGTGTAAAACAAAAAACTGTAAATGCACTTCCATATGAAATTAGAAAAGTTCAGGATACTTTGGCATCGCGCCTGGCTACAAGAGTGCAAATTAAGAGAGATAAACAAGGTAAAGGTGAAATGGTGATCTCCTTCTTTTCTGATGATGATCTCTTCCGGTTAAAAGAATTAATTGAAGATTAA
- a CDS encoding ParA family protein has product MGKIIAIANQKGGVGKTTSAINLAASLAVLEFKTLLVDADPQANSTSGVGFDPKENRINIYDCLMNDKQAKDAIVETETPNLHLLPSHLDLVGAEIELINHPNRERILKTILDEVKNNYDYIFIDCSPSLGLITVNALTAADSVLVPVQCEYFALEGLGKLLNTIKIVQNRLNNPLQIEGILLTMYDARLRLSNQIVTEVKRHFSEMVFDVIIHRNTKLGEAPSFGKPVIMYDADSTGAINYLNLAREILQNNGGINPTHANELLNINQN; this is encoded by the coding sequence ATGGGAAAAATAATAGCAATAGCAAATCAGAAAGGTGGAGTTGGTAAAACTACATCTGCCATCAACCTCGCTGCAAGTCTTGCGGTACTTGAATTTAAAACTTTATTGGTTGATGCAGATCCGCAGGCAAACTCCACCAGCGGTGTTGGTTTCGATCCAAAAGAAAATCGCATAAATATCTACGATTGTCTGATGAACGATAAACAGGCAAAAGATGCTATTGTGGAAACAGAAACTCCCAATTTACATTTATTACCATCTCACCTCGACCTTGTTGGTGCAGAAATTGAACTTATAAATCACCCGAACAGAGAACGCATTTTAAAAACAATTCTCGACGAGGTGAAAAATAATTACGATTATATTTTTATCGATTGTTCTCCATCATTGGGATTGATCACAGTAAATGCACTAACTGCAGCCGATTCAGTTTTGGTTCCGGTGCAGTGCGAATATTTTGCCCTTGAAGGTTTAGGAAAACTACTCAATACAATAAAAATTGTGCAAAATCGTTTAAACAATCCATTGCAGATAGAAGGAATTTTATTGACCATGTATGATGCCAGATTGCGTTTGAGTAATCAGATAGTAACGGAAGTTAAACGCCATTTTTCAGAGATGGTATTCGATGTTATCATTCATAGAAATACAAAATTGGGTGAAGCTCCTTCTTTCGGTAAACCTGTTATTATGTATGATGCCGACAGCACAGGAGCGATCAATTACCTGAATCTTGCCAGAGAAATTTTACAAAATAACGGTGGAATTAATCCTACCCATGCAAACGAATTATTGAATATCAATCAAAATTGA
- a CDS encoding elongation factor G — protein MKTYNSENIKNVVLVGHSGSGKTTLAECMLFEAGAINRRGTVADTNSTSDFNELEHERGYSVFSSVMHVEWKDTKINIIDTPGMDDFTGEVISAFKVADTGLLMLNAAHGVEIGTEIIWEYADHLKKPMILIVNHVDEEKSDFENTIDQAKERFSKKVTVVQYPYNQGIDFNAIIDVLNMVMYKFKPDGGKPEKLPIPAEEMDKAMKLHNDLIETIAENDEGLMEKFFDKGTLEEDDMVKGLMLSIRNHELFPVFCISAKHNMGSGRVMGFIDKCCPSAAHMQPEKLTNGKDLPCNSSNPTVVFIFKTVSEPHLGDMSYFKVCSGKISTGMDLNNTNTNNNERISQLFVLQGKKRENVDTLMAGDIGSTVKLKKTHTNNTLAVKGQDVEVTPIHFPEPKVQAAIEVHNKGDEEKMGLALHHIHEEDPTVTIDHNMELKQTLVNAQGELHLQVIKWKIEHLYGIKFDYVKPKIPYRETIQKSVKSDYRHKKQSGGAGQFGEVHMIVEPYYEGMPDPKDVTVRGREEHDLKWGGKLVFYNCIVGGAIDARFLPSILKGVMEKMTNGPLTGSYVRDVRVSVYDGKMHPVDSNDMAFKLAGMMAFRNAFREADPKLLEPIYDLEVLVPGDYMGEVIGDLQTRRGIVMGMDSDGHYQKVIARVPLTELYDYSSTLRSLTQGRGKFSRKFAEYAPVPFELQKELMSSHKEELTEA, from the coding sequence ATGAAAACTTATAACAGCGAGAACATCAAGAATGTAGTGCTGGTGGGCCATTCCGGCTCCGGTAAAACAACACTTGCCGAATGCATGTTGTTTGAAGCCGGAGCTATCAACCGCCGCGGAACTGTTGCCGATACAAACAGTACTTCTGACTTTAATGAATTGGAACACGAGCGAGGGTACAGTGTATTCAGTTCGGTGATGCATGTGGAATGGAAGGATACAAAGATCAATATTATAGATACACCGGGAATGGACGACTTTACAGGGGAAGTTATTTCTGCTTTTAAAGTTGCCGATACAGGTTTATTAATGCTCAATGCCGCACATGGTGTGGAGATTGGGACAGAAATAATCTGGGAATATGCCGATCATCTGAAAAAACCTATGATTCTTATTGTAAATCATGTGGATGAAGAAAAATCTGATTTTGAAAATACAATTGATCAGGCAAAAGAAAGATTCAGTAAAAAAGTTACGGTTGTTCAATATCCATATAATCAGGGAATAGATTTTAATGCAATTATCGATGTATTAAATATGGTAATGTATAAATTCAAACCTGACGGAGGTAAACCTGAAAAATTACCAATTCCTGCAGAGGAAATGGATAAGGCAATGAAATTGCACAACGATCTAATTGAGACAATTGCAGAAAATGATGAGGGATTAATGGAGAAATTCTTTGATAAAGGAACTCTTGAGGAGGATGATATGGTGAAAGGATTAATGTTATCTATCCGCAACCACGAATTATTTCCGGTATTCTGTATTTCTGCAAAACACAATATGGGAAGTGGACGCGTAATGGGATTTATTGATAAATGTTGCCCTTCTGCAGCCCATATGCAACCGGAAAAATTAACCAACGGAAAAGATCTTCCATGTAATTCATCAAATCCAACTGTGGTATTTATTTTCAAAACAGTAAGTGAACCACACCTTGGCGACATGAGTTATTTTAAGGTGTGCAGTGGAAAAATAAGTACGGGAATGGATCTGAATAATACGAATACGAATAATAATGAGCGTATTAGTCAACTGTTTGTTTTACAAGGTAAAAAACGAGAAAATGTGGATACGTTAATGGCAGGTGATATTGGCTCTACCGTTAAATTAAAAAAGACACATACTAATAATACACTTGCAGTAAAAGGACAGGATGTTGAAGTAACGCCAATACATTTTCCTGAACCAAAAGTGCAAGCAGCAATTGAAGTTCATAATAAAGGTGATGAAGAAAAAATGGGACTTGCCTTACATCACATTCACGAAGAAGATCCAACAGTTACCATTGATCACAATATGGAATTAAAACAAACTTTGGTAAATGCGCAAGGTGAATTACATCTTCAGGTAATTAAATGGAAAATCGAACATTTATATGGAATTAAATTCGATTATGTAAAACCAAAAATTCCGTACAGAGAAACTATTCAAAAATCAGTTAAATCAGATTACCGACATAAAAAACAAAGTGGTGGTGCAGGACAATTCGGAGAGGTGCATATGATAGTGGAACCATATTATGAAGGAATGCCTGATCCGAAAGATGTTACGGTTCGCGGCCGTGAAGAACACGATCTTAAATGGGGAGGAAAATTAGTATTTTATAATTGTATAGTTGGTGGTGCAATTGATGCGCGTTTTTTACCTTCCATATTAAAAGGTGTGATGGAAAAAATGACCAATGGTCCGCTTACAGGTTCCTATGTTAGAGATGTTCGTGTGAGTGTTTATGATGGAAAAATGCATCCTGTCGACAGCAATGATATGGCATTTAAATTAGCGGGAATGATGGCGTTCAGAAATGCATTCCGCGAAGCTGATCCAAAATTATTGGAACCTATTTATGATCTGGAAGTATTAGTTCCAGGAGATTATATGGGTGAAGTAATTGGAGATCTGCAAACACGCAGAGGAATAGTTATGGGAATGGATAGCGATGGTCATTATCAAAAAGTAATTGCACGAGTTCCATTAACTGAATTATACGATTATTCATCCACTCTCCGATCATTAACGCAAGGCCGCGGAAAATTCTCGCGCAAATTTGCGGAATATGCACCGGTTCCTTTTGAGTTGCAAAAAGAGTTGATGAGCAGTCATAAAGAAGAGCTTACGGAAGCATAA
- a CDS encoding sigma-70 family RNA polymerase sigma factor, giving the protein MQEQERIEAAKKDPKNFKYFYDLWYKPVYLFIYRRTDDEEVSADITQQVFLKAMQNIAKYEYRGFPFSSWLYRIAHNELMQYFRDQNKVRVVCIENTGLAEILEDDVAGYEVENRELVFKTLQKLKPQELELIEMRYFEKRSFKEISEIINISENTAKVKVHRILERLRNLITVQA; this is encoded by the coding sequence ATGCAAGAGCAGGAGAGGATAGAAGCAGCCAAAAAAGATCCTAAAAATTTCAAATATTTTTATGATCTCTGGTATAAACCGGTATACTTATTTATTTATCGTAGAACAGACGATGAAGAAGTAAGTGCGGATATCACCCAACAGGTATTTTTAAAAGCAATGCAGAATATTGCTAAATACGAATATCGTGGGTTCCCTTTTTCTTCATGGCTGTACAGAATTGCTCACAATGAATTGATGCAGTATTTCAGAGATCAAAATAAAGTGCGTGTTGTATGTATTGAAAATACAGGATTAGCCGAAATATTGGAAGATGACGTTGCCGGATATGAAGTGGAAAATCGCGAACTGGTATTTAAAACATTACAAAAATTAAAACCACAGGAACTCGAATTAATTGAGATGCGGTATTTCGAGAAAAGATCCTTTAAAGAAATATCTGAAATTATCAATATTTCAGAAAATACTGCGAAAGTAAAGGTGCACCGAATATTGGAGAGATTGCGAAATTTAATAACAGTTCAAGCATAA
- a CDS encoding DUF2807 domain-containing protein, which yields MKRSKFKSTILLFAAIPLFMASCGGDKWPCINGSGAVITEMRTESGFTGVSSEIDATVYITQGSEFEVKLIAQQNVLDNIETNVSGGELEIKSDHCINNSEPVLVYITMPAISSLSMSGSGSMITQNKITSPSISFDISGSGSVNTVDSIITDILDLNISGSGDMDFIGKTNSVDADISGSGNITMYGSGTSLNFDISGSGELHAFYFPVSFADLTVSGSGNIETNVSTDMYVKISGSGNIFYKGTPAITAEISGSGELIHVD from the coding sequence ATGAAACGATCTAAATTTAAGTCAACAATTTTATTATTTGCCGCAATTCCACTGTTTATGGCCTCTTGCGGTGGCGACAAATGGCCATGTATCAACGGATCAGGTGCTGTAATTACAGAAATGCGGACAGAATCCGGTTTTACAGGAGTAAGCAGCGAGATAGATGCTACTGTATATATTACACAGGGCTCCGAATTTGAAGTTAAACTTATCGCTCAACAAAATGTTCTCGATAACATTGAAACAAATGTTTCCGGAGGCGAACTGGAGATCAAATCTGATCACTGTATCAATAATTCTGAGCCTGTGTTGGTTTATATCACCATGCCTGCAATATCTTCATTGAGTATGAGTGGTTCAGGAAGTATGATCACTCAAAATAAAATTACTTCACCCTCTATTTCATTTGATATCAGTGGTTCAGGATCTGTGAATACTGTGGACTCTATAATCACTGATATACTTGATCTCAATATTAGTGGTTCGGGAGATATGGATTTTATTGGCAAAACAAATTCTGTTGACGCGGATATTTCCGGATCAGGAAATATTACTATGTATGGTTCGGGAACCAGTCTTAATTTTGATATAAGTGGTTCAGGCGAATTACATGCATTTTATTTCCCGGTTTCATTTGCTGATCTTACCGTTAGTGGAAGTGGAAACATAGAAACAAATGTTTCAACGGATATGTATGTTAAAATCAGCGGAAGCGGAAACATATTTTATAAAGGAACACCTGCAATTACAGCTGAAATTTCCGGTAGCGGTGAATTAATTCACGTTGATTAA
- a CDS encoding T9SS type A sorting domain-containing protein, translated as MKRIHVLLSTILISGMLNAQSGEQFFTASGTFTVPADVSSVTIEVMGAGGNGGFNGTGGGGGGGFAKGEYSVTPLDEINISIGYVGAGAVAGTTTVTGFLSASGGENGVSVPNPEIGGGGAPGVGTGGNISNYTGGIGGGGYYTYFGGGGGGAAGPLGDGGAGGNTIAWTGICLTPGGDGGIGGGAPAADGGKGAGFTDVSCIVTDPAGTSANYGGGGGGGNGNGGGPGFGAPGYCKITWCAVNVGVTTNMENGFLADAVDATYQWIDCGNGNTFLEGETDQTFTATESGSYAVIVSDGICSDTSECFTVTIVIDGINSVNDNNLSIFPNPFTSNINIENSVATYNYTLLNSVGQILWTGKNIEKQNFSYLNNGLYFLKVEDENVNQTISIIK; from the coding sequence ATGAAAAGAATACATGTACTCCTCTCAACAATTTTAATTTCCGGAATGTTAAATGCACAATCCGGGGAACAATTTTTTACTGCATCAGGAACCTTTACCGTTCCCGCTGATGTAAGCTCTGTAACCATTGAAGTAATGGGAGCTGGAGGAAATGGTGGATTTAATGGAACCGGTGGAGGAGGAGGGGGAGGATTTGCAAAAGGCGAATATTCCGTAACTCCGCTTGATGAAATAAATATTAGTATAGGATATGTTGGTGCAGGTGCGGTTGCAGGTACAACTACAGTAACAGGATTTTTATCAGCTTCAGGTGGAGAAAATGGTGTTTCTGTTCCAAATCCTGAAATTGGTGGTGGTGGTGCCCCTGGTGTCGGAACAGGAGGAAATATCAGTAATTATACCGGTGGAATTGGTGGTGGTGGATATTATACTTACTTCGGTGGCGGCGGCGGTGGCGCTGCAGGACCATTGGGTGACGGCGGTGCAGGTGGAAATACCATTGCCTGGACAGGTATATGTTTAACTCCCGGTGGTGATGGCGGAATCGGCGGTGGAGCACCGGCAGCTGATGGTGGAAAAGGAGCAGGTTTTACTGATGTATCGTGCATTGTTACTGATCCTGCAGGAACATCCGCGAATTATGGCGGCGGAGGTGGAGGTGGAAATGGCAATGGTGGAGGTCCTGGTTTCGGAGCTCCGGGATATTGCAAAATAACCTGGTGCGCTGTTAATGTTGGCGTAACCACTAATATGGAAAATGGTTTTTTAGCCGATGCAGTTGATGCAACTTATCAATGGATAGATTGCGGAAATGGAAATACTTTTCTGGAAGGTGAAACCGATCAAACTTTTACAGCAACAGAATCCGGATCTTATGCAGTTATTGTATCCGACGGAATTTGCAGCGATACTTCCGAATGTTTTACAGTAACAATTGTTATCGATGGAATTAATTCCGTTAATGATAATAATTTAAGCATTTTCCCAAATCCATTTACCTCGAATATTAATATTGAAAATAGTGTAGCAACGTATAATTACACATTATTAAATTCTGTTGGTCAGATCTTATGGACAGGTAAAAATATTGAAAAACAAAACTTCTCCTATTTAAATAATGGCCTCTATTTTTTAAAAGTGGAAGATGAAAATGTAAATCAAACAATTTCGATTATTAAATAA
- a CDS encoding metal-dependent hydrolase, whose translation MLVTYFGHSCFQVKTGGKTILFDPFITDNPLAAAIDIKKIIPDYIFITHAHNDHIADALKIAKQSKAMLVANWEIYKWAQRHGLTNLHPMNIGGVWNFDFGKVKMVNAVHSSSFADGTYGGNPVGFYFETAEGNFYFAGDTALHNDMKLLGKHLEIDFAFLPIGNNYTMGVEDALIASKYIKCDKIIGMHYDTEEHIKIDHEKSTAIFGYQDKKLILMKIGEEAEIK comes from the coding sequence ATGCTGGTAACTTATTTCGGACATTCGTGCTTTCAGGTGAAAACTGGTGGGAAAACCATCCTTTTTGATCCTTTTATTACCGATAATCCCCTCGCAGCAGCTATCGACATTAAAAAAATAATCCCGGATTATATTTTTATCACCCACGCACACAACGATCATATTGCAGATGCTCTTAAAATTGCAAAGCAGAGTAAAGCAATGTTGGTTGCGAATTGGGAAATTTATAAATGGGCTCAACGACATGGTCTTACCAATCTCCATCCAATGAATATTGGAGGAGTTTGGAATTTTGATTTCGGAAAGGTAAAAATGGTGAATGCAGTGCATTCCAGTTCATTTGCTGATGGAACTTATGGAGGTAATCCTGTGGGATTTTATTTTGAGACAGCGGAGGGCAATTTTTATTTTGCCGGAGATACAGCATTGCACAACGATATGAAATTGTTGGGAAAACATCTGGAAATTGATTTTGCATTTTTGCCCATAGGAAATAATTACACAATGGGTGTGGAAGATGCCCTTATTGCATCTAAATATATTAAGTGCGATAAAATAATCGGGATGCATTACGATACCGAAGAACACATTAAAATAGATCATGAAAAATCAACAGCTATTTTCGGGTATCAGGATAAAAAATTAATTCTGATGAAAATAGGAGAGGAAGCAGAAATAAAATAA